DNA sequence from the Sulfitobacter pacificus genome:
CCAAACCCCATAGAAATTTCTCGGGTTCTGGAACCGCGTAATCGGCGGCATGTAAACCTTGTCAACCGGCGGCAGATAGTAGGCGTCGCTACCCGTGAAGACGGTAGTGATATCGATGGCATCAAAAAAAGCCTGCATATGCGGAATGGGCTCAGCGGGTGCATGCTCCGGTACCGGGTCCGATTCGGGATGGAAGCTGTCCGGCAACCCCTCGATCTGGCACGCGTTGAACACGCGATAGGATTTCTGGAAACGGAAGACGCGGGCCTCGTCACCATCTGCCTCACCATCGTCTCGCGCCTCGTCGCCCTCACCCTGCCTCCGGCTTTGGCCATAGTAGACCACCACGGAGGACTTCTCGCCCTTGCGCACTTTGGCGTCCAGGGCATTGGCCTGTGGAATGGTCATCCAGTAGGGCGAGCTGTAGCCCGCCATCACAGTCCGCATGGTCAGCAGGAAGTTGTTGACGCCTTGATATGCCTCGCCGTTGTGACGGAGCGGGCGGGAACTGCCACCGGCGGTCCAGGGCTTGCGCCACGGCAGGACACCGCGCTCGATGATACGGATGATTTCGTTTGTGATGACCTCGGAGGCATCGAATTTGGGCGTGCGGGAACGGGCCATGGCTGGCCTCCTTTCGAGTGTTGGTGTGAGGGGATAGTGATCAGGCTGGCCGACTGGCGCGTGGATCGTTGACGATCCTGGCACCAAGCTCTTCGACCATGTCGATGTACGTGGTTAGAGAGACGGCCCGGCCAGGACCCCAAGGTTCAGGGTCGACCGATCCTCCCCGTGTTACGCGGGGGAGGTTCGCGAAAGCGATGACATCGGTGACGGGTCGGATATCGATGAACGGCGTGCCTCGTGCGACCGCAAGAGCGGCCAAGGGAAAGCGCTCGATCGGCGCGAAGGTCGACACTGTGGTCCAACCCAAATGGATGAATGTCCCGCCATCGCCGCAGATCAAATGGGCGTTCGGCAATGTCGCCGCCTGCCTGAGATGGACGAGATCGCGCAACACGGTCTCGCGTTCGAGCCGCCGTGCCAATTCCAGCTGGCCAGCTCGGCGCAGTTCCTTGTGCCGCCACCAGGAGGCGGCGGTCGCGCGCAGCACGCGCAAGACACCTGTTTGCATGGGAATGCCCTTAATCAGGAAAGACAGACCGGAACCCGGCCCGGACCCGTCCGAGGGACCCCAAAGGCCCTCATCCGTCAGTCACAAAACCCGAAGGACACTTTCACTTTTCCCGGCCCCACCAGCCCGGGAAAAGAACTTCAGGGGCCGGCACGGCCCCAGTTTTCTTCATTGCACGCAGAAACTCAGGATCGGCAACGGACATCGGCAAGGCCACACCTAAGAGTTCTATTTTTACAATTCATATCAATGAATTATAGCAAGCCTCAGATCGGAAATCTTCTCTGGTGACTGTCTGACATATCCTAGCGGTGCTTGTCCTGAGCACCGGATGCGACAAGCCTCTTCACTTCGCTGACAGGGAATAGCTGGTACTACGTCCACCAGCGTCATCTTTCTCAAGTGCTCCCAAGTCGATCAGGTCGAGGATGTCGCGATATGCGGTGTCCTGCGAACACTTCTCTATCTTCGCATATTTCGACGTCGTGAGTTTTCCTTCGAACCCATCGAGGAGGCGGTTAAGCATGTCCCGTTGGCGGTCGTTTATGTTGGCCGTTCCGTATTTCTCCCAGAACCGCGCCTTTTGAAACACGGCCTCCAGAATGATCTCTGCGCCATCAAAAGCACGGTCGAGGCAATTGAGGAACCAATTGAGCCAGGCGGTGACATCAAGCCCGCCCTTCTGCGTCGTCTCGAGCATATCATAATAGGCGCTCCGCTCCTGCCGGATTTGGGTCGACATGCTGTAAAACCGCTGTGAACTGCGTTCGGATCGCGCCAACGCCATATCCGCGATCGCACGCGCAATGCGCCCGTTGCCATCGTCGAAGGGGTGGATCGTGACGAACCACAGATGTGCAATTGCGGCATGAATAACAGGATCCGTGTCAGGGACCTGATTGAACCAGGTCAGAAACCGCCCCATCTCTGTATCAAGCCGTGCCGCTCCCGGCGCCTCAAAATGCACGCGTTCACGACCCATAGGTCCTGAAACAACTTCCATAGGGCCTTCACGCCACTGCCCCACGGTGATCCGGGTCATTCCGCTTCGCCCGGTTGGGAAAAGGGCGGCATGCCAGCCGAACAATCGCTCTGCGTCCAGTGGTTGGTCATACGCTTGCGTCGCGTCCAGCATCATCTCGACGACCCCATCGACATGGCGATCAGACGGGATCAGCCCGCCGATTTCGAGCCCCAGCCGTTTTGCGATAGACGACCGAACCTGATCTTTGTCGAGCGTCTCGCCTTCGATCTCGCTGCTCTTGACGACATCACTGGTGAGAGTTCGCAACATCGCTTCGTTTCGAAGATCAAAGCCAAGGCCTTCCATGCGTCCCAAGAGCTTGCCTTGTCGGTGGCGGACAGCGGCAAGTTGTGAAGACAGCTTGGCCTTGTCCCAAGAAAACTGCGGCCAGTCAGTGATTTCGTGAATGTAGGTCATATTTTGCGCATTCCTTGCGGAGATTATACCGCATAATCTCGTCAAGACAACAATAACTGCCGCAAAATCTGCGGAGAATACAGGCGGCAATCTCCGCATGCCCCACCTGGAACTCTCAACGTGCAAAAACTGCGTCCCCATCCCATTATGCAGCCTGCCCGCTCAATCGACCATAGAAGCTGCGCTCGAGATGCAGCTCCCCTGCCCCGGCTTTCTCGACCATCCCACGCAGATATCCGCCCGGTGACGCCACTTCGCCGGCGCAATGCTTGTCGAACGTGAGAACCAGCGCCGCAGTCGCGATTTGTGGCCCAAGTCGGTCCTGCGCGAGGTTCCAGGCGTGTTCAGAAACGCCGATCATCGGCCTCAACTGCCCCACAACACGGTGCAGATCGCCCCAATCCTTCAGATATCCGCCCATATTGCGCGCCCACGACGCAAATTCAGGACAGGCTTGCATGACTGTCGGCAGATCAAGAGCTGCCCCGCGCTTCTTGCGCGTTTCGGCCACCCAATCTTCCAACTCCCTATCAACTCGCTCTTCCGGTGGCGCATTTGGCACCACGCTCGCCGCTTCCTCTTTTTCTGAGGAATTACAGGTTACAGGATTAAGTTGATTTGTAAT
Encoded proteins:
- a CDS encoding Fic family protein, producing the protein MTYIHEITDWPQFSWDKAKLSSQLAAVRHRQGKLLGRMEGLGFDLRNEAMLRTLTSDVVKSSEIEGETLDKDQVRSSIAKRLGLEIGGLIPSDRHVDGVVEMMLDATQAYDQPLDAERLFGWHAALFPTGRSGMTRITVGQWREGPMEVVSGPMGRERVHFEAPGAARLDTEMGRFLTWFNQVPDTDPVIHAAIAHLWFVTIHPFDDGNGRIARAIADMALARSERSSQRFYSMSTQIRQERSAYYDMLETTQKGGLDVTAWLNWFLNCLDRAFDGAEIILEAVFQKARFWEKYGTANINDRQRDMLNRLLDGFEGKLTTSKYAKIEKCSQDTAYRDILDLIDLGALEKDDAGGRSTSYSLSAK